The Sulfuricystis thermophila genome segment GAAGATAGTGTTCATCCCGTCGATATATGCTTGTATGAATGTAGCTGGATCGGTGCTGTCGTCGCCATCAAGGGTCGCAGCAAGAACGTCGCGGGCATCATTGCCGCCGCCCTCGACGATGAACAGCGCATCTGCCGGCGCAGGATTTCCGTTGAGGAGCAGCACAAAGGCAGAAACCTGATCGACGAGGCTGAACGGGAACCCCAGGGGCGGTGTGGTACCGACCCGCGCTCCGCCGAAGGCGAAATTGGTGCCCGTCACAGTCGGAGCGGGTCCTCCCATCATGAAGTTGTACAGGTCAGGAAAACTCACCCCGTTCAGGGCATTTTGGGTCGGCAGCCCGGTGATCGCAGAGACATAATCCGGCCACACCCCGCCGTTCGAATAGCGGTTCGAGGTGTAAGGGAAAGTCGGCACCAGAGACGTATCGACTTCATCGACACCGGGCGAAATCGGTGCTTCGGTGCGCTGGAAGGCATAGCCGGTGGAATTGGTGGGATCAAGGGCAGGCAAGGCATTGTCGAACACCCAGGCATTGTTGCCGGTATCGGCAAGGCTGTCGCCAAAGATGTAGAGGCTGCTGTAACTCGCGGCCTGGCTGGGGGTGCTGCAAAAGAGCCCACAGGCACAAAGGCCAAGGAATAAAGAACGCGCTTTCATTGTTTTCTCCCTGAAGCACATACGGAAACCCGTTGTTTCCATGCAAGATTCATGCTTGTTGGCGTTTTCGTTGCATCTCATTGGCTTGCGTTTTTCAATCGAACAGCCATGTAAAGAAAAGCGACACTTTCAGCCGGCTCACGGCCTCGCGCTGGCGATGCTCCGTTTCATTCCGGCCTCATCCCGTCTGCAGCCGGTTTGGCGCCGACCGGCCATAGAGCCTGCGCAGCTCCTCTTTCGCGGCTTCCAGGATCGCCCGCCGTTCGCTGGGCAGCTTGCGGCCGGCGCGGTTGATGTAGAAGTTGAGCATCGACATCGCCGACTGGAAGGGACTCGCCTTGCGGCGCGTGCTCGCCTCGGCCGAGGCCGCGAGCGAGCGCGCGATCGCGGCCGGGTCGTCCCAGGTGAATACCCCGGCTTCGAGATCGAGCGCAAAGCTCGTCTCGGTCACCTGCTGCGACCAGCGCCTGGGTTTCATCTCATCCATCCTTGGCTGCGGGCGCTGCCCGCTCCGGTGCCCGCCGCCAGATCAACCGCCCATCGCGCCAGACTTCGCGGATGCGGTGCAGCGGGATGTCATGCACGCGTCCTTCCTCATCGATGAGGGTGAGGAGTTCGGGATTGTCGGGGTCGCGACCAATGTCGGAAAGTTTGACATGCCGGATGGCACCGGCAACACGATCCCAATAGCCGAGCACGAATTCGCCCTTGCCAAACGCCGCATCCCAGCGGATGCGGGCGAGCAGTTCGTGGATCGGTTGCATCAGCCCTTAACGCAGACGAGCGGCACGAGCCGCGCCACCTTGCGCGCCAGACCCGCGCGATGGGCTGCCTCGACGACGCTGCTCACGTCTTTGTAGGCCAGCGGCGCTTCTTCGGCAACGCCGCGCAGGCTCGGGCTGCGAATCAGCACGCCGCGCGCGGCCAGATCATCGACGATCTTGCGGCCCGAAAAGCGGCGCGTCGCCTCGTTGCGGCTCATCGCACGGCCGGCGCCGTGACAGGCCGAGCCGAAGGCGCGTTCCTCGGTGCCGGCGGCGCCGGCGAGCACCCAGGAGGCGGTGCCCATGCTGCCGCCGATCAGGACCGGCTGGCCTACGGCGCGATATTCCGCCGGCAATTCGGGATGCCCGGGCCCGAAGGCGCGCGTCGCGCCCTTGCGATGCACGAACAGACGGCGCTGTTCGCCCGCCACGGCATGGATCTCCTCTTTGCAGGTA includes the following:
- a CDS encoding DUF3175 domain-containing protein; the protein is MKPRRWSQQVTETSFALDLEAGVFTWDDPAAIARSLAASAEASTRRKASPFQSAMSMLNFYINRAGRKLPSERRAILEAAKEELRRLYGRSAPNRLQTG
- a CDS encoding DUF504 domain-containing protein — protein: MQPIHELLARIRWDAAFGKGEFVLGYWDRVAGAIRHVKLSDIGRDPDNPELLTLIDEEGRVHDIPLHRIREVWRDGRLIWRRAPERAAPAAKDG
- a CDS encoding SGNH/GDSL hydrolase family protein → MKARSLFLGLCACGLFCSTPSQAASYSSLYIFGDSLADTGNNAWVFDNALPALDPTNSTGYAFQRTEAPISPGVDEVDTSLVPTFPYTSNRYSNGGVWPDYVSAITGLPTQNALNGVSFPDLYNFMMGGPAPTVTGTNFAFGGARVGTTPPLGFPFSLVDQVSAFVLLLNGNPAPADALFIVEGGGNDARDVLAATLDGDDSTDPATFIQAYIDGMNTIFQTLADIGAKHVAVWNVPDISLTPAVNSLLSIDPMAKLIAGGAVGTMNYELENLLGGYTSLFDDLILFDLHDVMANIVTNYSDYSLTNVSSACAVDPACVADPTGYLFWDGIHPTTYGHQLVATAFVNTMRMPEPATLWLMLIVLLPAALGRRLARS